The proteins below are encoded in one region of Arthrobacter sp. CJ23:
- a CDS encoding prephenate dehydrogenase gives MTAFRTHGRGHLDGPVVVFGTGLLGASIGLGLRGRGVPVYLSDPSPTNQAVAVDIGAGRPLTELQEQPQLVVVAAPPDVTADVVERALRDYPDAVVVDIASVKAAIQGDLRQRGVDLARYVGTHPMAGREKSGPVAARGELFTSMPWVLCPGEESSGEALQVARSLAGDLGAIVSQFTPDEHDEAVALVSHVPQLMSSLLASRLQGTPLHALSLAGNGLRDTTRIAASDPTLWVQILGGNADKVVTILHGVREDLNRLIGTLEDPLAPGARLDLAQLISEGNAGQARIPGKHGGPPQAYSWLTVLVDDRPGQIARLLTEIGEIGVNVEDLRLDHSSGQNVGMVELSVLPNKHDLLVEALTDRGWRVLQ, from the coding sequence ATGACGGCATTCCGCACGCACGGCCGGGGACACCTTGATGGTCCGGTGGTCGTGTTCGGTACAGGGCTGCTCGGCGCCAGCATCGGCCTCGGCCTGCGTGGCCGGGGGGTCCCGGTCTACTTGTCGGACCCCTCGCCCACCAACCAGGCCGTGGCCGTGGACATCGGGGCGGGCCGGCCGCTGACCGAGCTGCAGGAACAGCCGCAGCTGGTGGTTGTCGCTGCGCCGCCCGATGTGACGGCTGACGTCGTCGAGCGTGCGCTCCGGGACTACCCGGACGCCGTGGTGGTGGACATTGCCAGCGTCAAGGCGGCTATCCAGGGAGACCTTCGGCAGCGCGGCGTGGACCTGGCCCGCTACGTGGGAACGCATCCCATGGCGGGCCGCGAAAAGTCCGGGCCCGTTGCCGCCCGTGGCGAGCTGTTCACGTCCATGCCGTGGGTCCTGTGCCCCGGCGAGGAAAGCAGCGGGGAGGCGCTCCAGGTGGCGCGCTCCCTCGCGGGCGACCTGGGCGCGATCGTTTCGCAGTTCACCCCCGATGAGCACGACGAAGCGGTGGCCTTGGTCTCGCATGTCCCGCAGCTCATGTCCTCATTGCTGGCCAGCCGGCTGCAGGGCACGCCGCTGCATGCGCTGTCCCTGGCCGGCAACGGACTCAGGGACACCACCCGCATCGCCGCCAGCGATCCCACCCTGTGGGTGCAGATCCTCGGCGGCAACGCGGACAAGGTGGTCACCATCCTGCACGGCGTGCGGGAGGACCTGAACCGGCTCATCGGAACCCTGGAGGATCCCCTGGCACCCGGTGCCCGGCTTGACCTTGCCCAGCTCATCAGCGAAGGCAACGCCGGCCAGGCCCGGATCCCGGGCAAGCACGGCGGTCCGCCCCAGGCGTACTCGTGGCTGACAGTTCTGGTGGACGACCGTCCGGGCCAGATCGCCCGGCTCCTGACCGAAATCGGCGAGATCGGCGTGAACGTGGAAGACCTCCGGCTGGACCACTCGTCCGGCCAGAACGTGGGCATGGTGGAGCTCTCCGTGCTGCCCAACAAGCACGACCTCCTTGTAGAAGCCTTGACTGACCGTGGATGGCGGGTACTCCAGTAA
- the cmk gene encoding (d)CMP kinase, which produces MTREFFGPETVARPGKPLLIAIDGPSGSGKSSVSKEVARRLKLAYLDTGAMYRALTWYCLNNGIDLTDGAAVEQASKTMPLEISTSTGTEYVAVNGTDITEEIRDPRISSSVSAVATTLGARTELIRRQRRLIEQHHHRMVVEGRDITTVVAPAAEVRMLLTASEEARLRRRGIQLGGTQSKEQLAAQVIQRDAKDSTVVNFTQAADGVVTLDSSDLDFEETVDTALNIVGKVIYGD; this is translated from the coding sequence ATGACGCGTGAATTCTTCGGACCCGAGACGGTAGCCCGCCCCGGAAAGCCGCTGCTGATTGCCATCGACGGCCCCTCCGGGTCCGGCAAGTCCAGCGTGAGCAAGGAAGTGGCCAGGCGCCTGAAACTGGCGTACCTGGACACGGGCGCCATGTATCGGGCGCTGACCTGGTACTGCCTCAACAACGGCATCGACCTCACGGACGGTGCCGCCGTCGAACAGGCCTCCAAGACCATGCCGCTGGAAATCAGCACCAGCACCGGCACCGAGTATGTGGCGGTCAACGGAACGGACATCACCGAGGAGATCCGGGACCCTCGGATCTCGTCGTCCGTCAGTGCCGTGGCCACCACCCTCGGTGCCCGCACCGAGCTGATCCGGCGCCAGCGTCGGCTCATCGAACAGCACCACCACCGCATGGTGGTGGAGGGCCGTGACATCACCACCGTCGTCGCGCCTGCAGCGGAAGTCCGCATGCTGCTGACCGCCAGCGAGGAAGCACGGCTCCGCCGTCGCGGCATCCAGCTCGGCGGCACACAGAGCAAGGAACAGCTAGCCGCCCAGGTCATCCAGCGCGACGCCAAGGACTCCACCGTGGTGAACTTCACCCAGGCGGCCGATGGCGTGGTGACCTTGGATTCCTCGGACCTGGACTTCGAGGAAACCGTGGACACCGCGCTCAACATTGTCGGCAAGGTCATCTATGGTGACTGA
- a CDS encoding 1-acyl-sn-glycerol-3-phosphate acyltransferase, with protein sequence MVTEQALPASWTRFWSRPIGWLIDHVVYRTSVTGRANVPAAGPVIFAGNHISMLDGPVMFGASPRPMHILVKKEMFAGFLGRVLRGSGQIPVDRAGDRAALHLGKALLDAGRCVGILPEGTRGSGAAESIGNGVAWLALNSGATVIPVAILGTRTGNEHRDHIPRPRRRLYVSFGEPLTVQRRNGEPGRVSMDRAAAEIRDALAEHIRDAIHTTGQDLPKDPVPGPQTPQHRQKAVAGTPADHH encoded by the coding sequence ATGGTGACTGAGCAGGCACTCCCGGCCTCGTGGACCAGGTTCTGGAGCCGGCCGATCGGCTGGCTCATCGACCACGTGGTCTACCGGACATCCGTCACCGGCCGCGCGAACGTTCCAGCAGCAGGTCCGGTGATTTTCGCCGGGAACCACATCAGCATGCTGGATGGTCCCGTCATGTTCGGCGCCTCCCCGCGGCCCATGCACATCCTCGTCAAGAAGGAGATGTTCGCGGGCTTCCTGGGACGCGTCCTGCGCGGCTCGGGCCAGATTCCGGTGGACCGTGCGGGAGACCGCGCGGCCCTGCACCTGGGCAAGGCACTGCTCGACGCCGGCCGTTGCGTCGGGATTCTCCCCGAGGGAACCCGGGGGAGCGGCGCAGCCGAAAGCATCGGCAACGGCGTTGCCTGGCTGGCCCTGAATTCCGGGGCCACCGTGATACCTGTGGCCATCCTCGGCACCCGGACTGGCAACGAGCACCGCGACCACATCCCCAGGCCGCGGCGCCGGCTCTACGTCAGCTTCGGCGAGCCTCTCACCGTGCAGCGCCGGAACGGCGAGCCCGGGCGTGTTTCAATGGACAGGGCGGCTGCGGAAATCCGCGACGCATTGGCAGAGCACATTCGGGATGCCATCCACACCACCGGGCAGGACCTTCCGAAGGACCCCGTGCCCGGTCCACAAACTCCGCAGCATCGTCAAAAAGCAGTAGCCGGGACGCCGGCAGACCACCACTAA
- the der gene encoding ribosome biogenesis GTPase Der, protein MSDTTQKSGNHGAGDDEYTPTGTDQVAENLAALDDDEAELRAATLLAGLDDYELDEDDAALLRGEYGDEGEDGPLKLDPVLAIIGRPNVGKSTLVNRILGRREAVVEDTPGVTRDRVMYSANWNGRNFTLVDTGGWEHDAKGIHARVAEQAEMAVELADAVLFVVDSAVGATATDEGVVKMLRKSKKPVIMVANKVDDFAQEADSATLWGLGFGEPYPVSALHGRGVADLLDHVMDTLPEYSTVEGVERSGGPRRIALIGRPNVGKSSLLNKLAGTERVVVDTLAGTTRDPVDEFIELGDRTWRFVDTAGIRRRQHMAQGADFYASLRTQAALEKAEVAVVLLAVDEVLSEQDVRILQLAIESGRALVLAFNKWDLLDDERRRYLEREIEQDLAHVEWAPRVNISAKTGWHKDRLVPALDIALESWDRRIPTGRLNAFLGELVAAHPHPVRGGKQPRILFGTQASSRPPKFVLFTTGFLDPGYRRFITRRLRETFGFEGTPIEVNMRVREKRGRKK, encoded by the coding sequence ATGAGCGATACGACTCAAAAATCCGGCAACCATGGAGCCGGCGACGACGAATACACGCCCACCGGCACCGACCAGGTGGCTGAAAACCTTGCCGCCCTGGACGACGACGAGGCCGAGCTCCGCGCCGCCACCCTGCTGGCCGGCCTGGACGACTACGAGCTGGACGAAGACGATGCAGCCCTGCTGCGCGGCGAATACGGAGACGAGGGCGAAGACGGCCCGCTGAAGCTGGACCCGGTGCTGGCCATCATCGGCCGCCCGAACGTGGGCAAGTCCACGCTGGTGAACCGTATCCTCGGCCGCCGCGAGGCCGTCGTCGAGGACACCCCCGGCGTCACCCGTGACCGCGTCATGTACTCCGCCAACTGGAACGGCCGCAACTTCACGCTGGTCGATACCGGTGGCTGGGAGCACGACGCCAAGGGCATCCACGCCCGTGTGGCCGAGCAGGCCGAAATGGCCGTGGAGCTCGCCGACGCCGTGCTGTTCGTGGTGGACTCCGCCGTTGGCGCCACCGCCACGGACGAAGGCGTCGTGAAGATGCTGCGCAAGTCCAAGAAGCCGGTCATCATGGTGGCCAACAAAGTGGACGACTTTGCCCAGGAAGCCGATTCGGCAACGCTCTGGGGTCTCGGCTTCGGTGAGCCGTACCCGGTCTCCGCACTGCACGGCCGCGGTGTGGCCGACCTCCTCGACCATGTCATGGACACCCTGCCCGAGTACTCCACGGTGGAAGGCGTCGAGCGTTCCGGTGGACCCCGCCGCATCGCCCTGATCGGCCGCCCGAATGTGGGCAAGTCCTCTCTGCTGAACAAGCTTGCCGGCACCGAACGCGTGGTTGTGGACACCCTTGCCGGAACCACCCGCGATCCTGTGGATGAATTCATCGAACTCGGTGACCGCACCTGGCGTTTCGTGGACACCGCAGGCATCCGCCGCCGCCAGCACATGGCACAGGGCGCAGACTTCTACGCCTCCCTGCGCACGCAGGCCGCGCTCGAAAAGGCCGAGGTCGCCGTCGTGCTCCTGGCCGTCGACGAGGTGCTCAGCGAGCAGGACGTCCGCATCCTGCAGCTGGCCATTGAGTCCGGCCGTGCGCTGGTCCTCGCGTTCAACAAGTGGGACCTGTTGGACGACGAGCGCCGCCGCTACCTGGAACGCGAAATCGAGCAGGACCTGGCACACGTGGAGTGGGCGCCGCGCGTCAACATCTCCGCCAAGACCGGCTGGCACAAGGACCGTCTGGTGCCCGCGCTGGACATCGCGCTGGAGAGCTGGGACCGCCGTATCCCCACCGGCCGCCTGAACGCCTTCCTGGGCGAGCTCGTTGCAGCGCACCCGCACCCGGTCCGCGGCGGCAAGCAGCCCCGCATCCTCTTCGGCACGCAGGCCTCCAGCCGCCCGCCGAAGTTCGTGCTGTTCACCACCGGATTCCTGGACCCCGGATACCGCCGCTTCATCACGCGCCGTCTGCGCGAGACGTTCGGCTTCGAGGGCACGCCCATCGAGGTTAACATGCGTGTCCGTGAAAAGCGTGGACGGAAGAAGTAA
- a CDS encoding 13E12 repeat family protein, whose translation MVSTLESVEKAIASLQSLREYTLAMASRLAEVMNHGSAALNGSTGAGFTAAGWDSRSAELAQRAVAAEIATATRTNDRTVQRQMGQAVELLDRFPATFGALAQGRISLAHAA comes from the coding sequence ATGGTCTCCACCCTCGAGTCCGTTGAGAAGGCGATCGCAAGCCTGCAGTCACTGCGGGAGTACACGCTCGCCATGGCTTCCCGGCTGGCGGAGGTGATGAACCACGGCAGTGCTGCGCTGAACGGTTCAACAGGAGCGGGATTCACGGCCGCGGGCTGGGATTCACGTTCGGCGGAACTGGCCCAGCGTGCGGTGGCGGCCGAGATCGCCACGGCCACGCGCACCAACGATCGCACGGTGCAGCGGCAAATGGGCCAAGCGGTGGAGCTTCTGGACCGCTTCCCAGCCACCTTCGGAGCCCTCGCGCAGGGCAGGATCAGTCTCGCCCACGCCGCGTGA
- a CDS encoding HNH endonuclease signature motif containing protein — translation MARHEAVVVACAEQQAPGRVRRLAVRKAEKVQPEALTLRHERAVAERHVRVTPLPDGMAELAAVLPAAVAHGIHDRLTRMAHAHAQAEANQAPCPAGMHRNVDQLRADLLSDVLLRGAPTGHDTPDGLLAAITARAAVTVPVLNLIDGGTARAAGNAAAISTTAGNAEQVPADMDGRHPIDPGTARILAGQAAAWNRVLTDPFTGAVLSVDRYRPSEELKRLLTSRDSRCRFPGCGIKARDLDVDHTQDAALGGPTETGNQVGLCRRHHTLKHRSPWKTRQAGAGVLEWTSPTGRTYVDHPPIPATHTGVTVRTQRRVTADHFGPGNTFKPPPFDAPLCPRTSACEGAAVGLAELGKNAGKNPSWCAGFSLSLCCAATQCVERPSISHPGSFRIG, via the coding sequence TTGGCACGCCACGAAGCCGTGGTGGTGGCCTGCGCCGAGCAGCAGGCGCCTGGACGGGTGCGCCGCTTGGCTGTCCGGAAAGCCGAGAAGGTCCAGCCCGAGGCCTTGACGCTCCGGCATGAACGGGCCGTGGCGGAACGACATGTCCGGGTGACGCCGCTACCAGACGGCATGGCCGAGCTGGCCGCGGTGCTGCCCGCGGCAGTTGCACACGGCATCCACGATCGCCTCACCCGCATGGCCCACGCCCACGCACAAGCCGAGGCAAACCAGGCCCCCTGTCCTGCCGGAATGCATCGAAACGTCGACCAGCTCCGCGCCGACCTCCTATCGGACGTGCTGTTGCGCGGCGCTCCCACCGGCCATGACACACCTGACGGGCTGTTGGCAGCCATTACAGCACGGGCGGCTGTCACCGTCCCCGTCCTGAACTTGATTGATGGGGGAACCGCCCGTGCCGCGGGCAACGCAGCCGCAATCAGCACAACCGCAGGAAACGCGGAACAGGTCCCGGCCGACATGGACGGACGCCATCCCATCGACCCCGGTACCGCCAGAATCCTCGCCGGCCAGGCAGCCGCGTGGAACAGGGTACTGACGGACCCGTTCACCGGTGCTGTGCTTTCCGTGGACAGGTACCGGCCCAGTGAGGAGCTCAAGCGGCTGCTGACATCCAGGGACAGCAGATGCCGTTTCCCTGGATGCGGGATCAAAGCACGTGATCTGGACGTGGACCACACCCAGGACGCCGCCCTCGGCGGGCCCACGGAAACCGGCAACCAAGTCGGGCTTTGCAGGCGCCACCACACGCTCAAGCACCGTTCGCCGTGGAAAACCCGGCAAGCCGGGGCCGGGGTGCTGGAATGGACCAGCCCAACCGGCCGAACTTACGTGGATCACCCACCCATACCCGCGACGCACACTGGCGTCACGGTCCGCACGCAACGCCGGGTGACTGCTGATCACTTTGGGCCGGGAAATACTTTCAAACCGCCACCATTTGACGCGCCCCTGTGCCCAAGGACATCGGCGTGCGAGGGAGCTGCCGTCGGGCTGGCTGAATTGGGCAAGAACGCGGGCAAGAACCCGTCGTGGTGTGCTGGTTTCTCGCTTTCGCTGTGCTGCGCGGCGACACAGTGTGTTGAACGGCCCTCGATTTCTCATCCGGGCAGCTTTCGTATAGGCTAA
- a CDS encoding MarR family winged helix-turn-helix transcriptional regulator, with amino-acid sequence MGIKDDAVEVRAQGWRTLAALHGSIETELEKALQSAVELSVVEYTVLDALSRQDGWHMRMQQLARATALSSSATTRLVNRLEDRGLLTRILCADDRRGIYTELTAAGQKLLLEAKPAHDETLAAALAAAELVPELEPLVKALGALQGV; translated from the coding sequence ATGGGCATCAAGGACGACGCCGTAGAAGTACGCGCGCAGGGCTGGCGGACGCTCGCGGCATTGCACGGCAGCATCGAGACAGAGCTCGAGAAGGCGCTTCAGTCCGCCGTCGAGCTCTCCGTGGTGGAATACACGGTCCTGGACGCCCTGAGCCGCCAGGACGGCTGGCACATGCGGATGCAGCAGCTGGCCCGCGCCACCGCACTGTCGAGCAGCGCCACCACGCGCCTGGTGAACCGCCTGGAAGACCGCGGCCTGCTGACCCGCATCCTATGCGCCGACGACCGCCGCGGCATCTACACCGAACTTACGGCTGCCGGCCAGAAACTGCTGCTGGAGGCCAAACCTGCGCACGACGAAACCCTGGCTGCCGCGCTGGCCGCGGCAGAGCTGGTTCCGGAGCTGGAGCCGCTGGTCAAGGCCCTGGGGGCGTTGCAGGGGGTGTAA
- a CDS encoding MFS transporter, translating into MPAGLIALALGGFGIGLTEFVIMGLLPEVAADFNVSEASAGWFISGYALSVTVGALLVTAAVTRLPRKPVLLGLLVLFIVGNLLSAIADSYPAMLLGRIIAALCHGAFFGIGSVVAASLVPAHKKAGAIAIMFTGLTAANVLGVPFGTLLGQSHGWRSTFWAITAIGVVALLGIAFLVPRSSAEPGRGLRSELGAFKSEQVWLSILVTILGYGGMFGAFTYIAFTLTEVSGFDSGAVPWLLVTFGVGLFVGNFVGGKAADKALDKTLITALLALVAVLVFFGLTASSPVATVFSLALMGGVGFAAVPGMQMRVMHFAASAPTLASGANIGAFNLGNALGAWLGGVTITLGLGYTSPIWAGAGITVAGLLVMLAAAAAARRRGAGAEEPTADVEREPQAAGVA; encoded by the coding sequence ATGCCCGCAGGGTTGATTGCCCTGGCTCTCGGCGGATTCGGCATCGGCCTGACCGAATTCGTCATCATGGGCCTCTTGCCCGAGGTCGCAGCCGATTTCAACGTCAGCGAAGCCTCCGCCGGCTGGTTCATCTCCGGCTACGCCCTCAGCGTGACGGTGGGCGCCCTGCTGGTGACCGCCGCAGTAACCAGGCTGCCGCGCAAACCCGTGCTGTTGGGCCTTCTGGTCCTGTTCATTGTCGGCAACCTGCTCTCGGCGATTGCCGACAGCTACCCGGCGATGCTGCTCGGGCGCATCATTGCCGCCCTCTGTCACGGTGCCTTCTTCGGCATCGGCTCCGTGGTGGCAGCGAGCCTCGTGCCGGCGCACAAGAAGGCCGGCGCCATTGCCATCATGTTCACCGGGCTCACGGCCGCCAACGTCCTGGGCGTTCCCTTCGGCACCCTCCTGGGGCAGAGTCATGGCTGGCGCTCCACCTTCTGGGCCATCACGGCCATTGGCGTGGTCGCACTGCTCGGCATTGCCTTCCTGGTCCCGCGTAGCAGCGCGGAACCCGGCAGGGGCTTGCGCAGCGAGCTCGGCGCGTTCAAATCCGAGCAGGTCTGGCTGTCCATCCTTGTCACGATCCTGGGCTACGGCGGCATGTTCGGCGCCTTCACGTACATCGCCTTCACCCTGACCGAGGTCTCCGGCTTCGACTCGGGCGCGGTCCCGTGGCTCCTGGTGACTTTCGGCGTCGGGTTGTTCGTGGGCAACTTCGTCGGAGGCAAGGCGGCGGACAAGGCCCTGGACAAGACGCTGATCACCGCGCTGCTGGCCCTCGTGGCCGTACTGGTGTTCTTCGGGCTCACGGCAAGCAGCCCCGTTGCCACGGTCTTCTCCCTTGCCCTCATGGGCGGCGTCGGCTTTGCGGCCGTTCCCGGAATGCAGATGCGCGTCATGCATTTCGCGGCCTCCGCCCCGACGCTCGCGTCCGGCGCCAACATCGGCGCCTTCAACCTCGGCAATGCGCTCGGCGCCTGGCTGGGCGGCGTCACCATCACCCTCGGCCTCGGGTACACCTCGCCCATCTGGGCGGGGGCCGGAATCACCGTTGCCGGGCTGCTCGTGATGCTGGCCGCGGCGGCCGCCGCCCGACGCAGGGGAGCTGGGGCGGAAGAGCCAACCGCCGACGTCGAACGCGAACCCCAGGCTGCCGGCGTCGCCTGA